One stretch of Flavobacterium sp. 9 DNA includes these proteins:
- a CDS encoding TlpA disulfide reductase family protein, translating into MKKKMFLFLTLMICVSVYSQILPEKVFYNDGLDESWNQKIKLNQRPSKIMLANKKAKIQGDIISNKDINDTINFSWSTLGENYYSVKKLSSVVLKNKFILNFNLDYPQMYALSFSSEKNTTSFRVESFFIDNTTTKIKFNSEYKLESSDGDTNIEFIEKFIPNVFNGSKKYPIPFNFNDEDDARLFDYIKNNPNSYVALWFLVGRFNQQGYTELYEKCLKSFSKKIKEERLWGILNNEFQTISIKENHKFPELVLQNTDLQKSVLKIPTAKFTLIEIWFSRCRPCLDQIPLWKDLYNKYNSAGFNIIGISTDHTKDVDIWKKRILEKEIPWKQYLDEDALIASREKIFSFPSNFLLNEKGVVIKKNIKPQDLVLFLNENIKK; encoded by the coding sequence ATGAAAAAAAAAATGTTTCTTTTTTTGACCCTAATGATTTGCGTCTCTGTTTATTCTCAAATACTTCCAGAAAAAGTTTTCTATAATGATGGATTAGACGAAAGTTGGAATCAAAAAATAAAATTAAACCAACGTCCTTCAAAAATTATGCTTGCTAATAAAAAAGCAAAAATACAAGGTGATATAATCTCAAATAAAGACATAAACGATACAATCAACTTCAGTTGGTCTACCCTTGGTGAAAATTATTATAGTGTTAAAAAATTAAGTTCAGTGGTTTTGAAAAACAAGTTCATCTTAAATTTTAATCTTGACTATCCCCAAATGTACGCATTAAGTTTTAGTAGTGAAAAAAACACAACTAGCTTTAGAGTTGAAAGTTTCTTTATTGACAACACTACAACAAAAATTAAATTTAATTCAGAATATAAATTAGAAAGTTCAGATGGAGATACAAATATCGAATTTATAGAAAAATTTATACCTAATGTATTTAACGGGTCAAAAAAATATCCAATACCCTTTAACTTTAATGATGAAGATGATGCGAGATTGTTTGATTATATTAAAAATAATCCCAATTCGTATGTAGCATTATGGTTTTTGGTTGGAAGATTTAATCAACAAGGGTATACTGAATTATATGAAAAATGTCTAAAGTCTTTTTCAAAGAAAATAAAAGAGGAAAGATTATGGGGAATTCTAAATAATGAATTCCAAACTATATCAATAAAGGAAAACCATAAATTTCCAGAATTAGTTTTACAAAACACAGATCTTCAGAAAAGTGTTTTAAAAATACCTACAGCCAAATTTACACTAATCGAAATTTGGTTCAGCAGGTGTCGTCCTTGCTTAGATCAAATTCCTTTGTGGAAGGATTTATATAACAAATACAACTCAGCAGGTTTTAACATTATTGGCATTTCAACTGACCATACAAAAGATGTCGATATTTGGAAAAAAAGGATTTTAGAAAAGGAAATTCCCTGGAAACAATATCTTGATGAGGATGCTCTAATAGCGTCACGAGAAAAGATTTTTTCTTTTCCTTCCAACTTTCTTTTAAATGAAAAAGGAGTAGTAATTAAAAAGAATATAAAACCACAAGATCTAGTATTATTTCTAAATGAAAATATAAAAAAATAG